In one Alnus glutinosa chromosome 12, dhAlnGlut1.1, whole genome shotgun sequence genomic region, the following are encoded:
- the LOC133851675 gene encoding uncharacterized protein LOC133851675, translated as MSATSVSSALATASAATATATAATCLRRSKCIFTSKAFSASSHYLYPFLLRVANDSKSTELSPVPAIEKSEADKIVDGMDFGELCNEFECISSPLVESTARQLARDILQLREGNRALGTYAVSVRYRDPVRSFTGREKYKRLLWATSALENPTVNVQEMVMLSTSVLSIKWTIKGKPKSFLAGIASDLIIRVNSQFTLNQISGQVIEHEEFWDLSSSSAIAQAFFWTSRRLFAATEAGKDLADVIKNLASRFSTKKENLEMYPDPSGDPTKFFERDDSFQRDAYQIALLLAVLYLVVQFLRTTL; from the exons ATGAGTGCTACGTCGGTTTCTTCTGCTCTCGCTACTGCCTCAGccgccaccgccaccgccaccgcAGCCACCTGCCTCCGCCGCAGTAAATGCATTTTCACGTCCAAGGCTTTTTCCGCGTCCTCGCATTACCTCTACCCTTTTCTACTTCgag TTGCAAATGATTCTAAAAGCACTGAATTGTCTCCTGTTCCTGCCATTGAAAAATCAGAGGCTGATAAGATTGTGGATGGCATGGACTTTGGTGAGCTCTGCAATGAGTTTGAGTGCATTAGCAGCCCTTTGGTGGAATCTACGGCAAGACAACTTGCCCGTGATATCCTCCAGCTTCGGGAAGGCAATCGTGCTCTTGGAACCTATGCAGTTTCTGTCAGATACAGG GATCCAGTTAGAAGTTTTACTGGTCGTGAAAAGTACAAGAGACTACTATGGGCAACCAGTGCTCTAGAAAATCCTACTGTG AATGTGCAGGAAATGGTGATGTTATCGACCAGTGTCCTGAGCATCAAGTGGACAATCAAAGGGAAGCCAAAATCTTTTCTTGCTGGCATAGCCTCAGATTTGATAATAAGAGTTAATTCTCAATTCACTCTCAACCAAATTAGTGGGCAAGTGATTGAGCATGAGGAGTTCTGGGATTTGTCATCTTCATCGGCTATTGCTCAGGCCTTCTTCTGGACATCACGACGCCTTTTTGCGGCAACGGAGGCCGGAAAGGATTTGGCTGATGTTATTAAGAACCTAGCAAGCCGTTTCTCAACCAAGAAAGAAAACTTGGAAATGTATCCAGACCCCTCAGGTGATCCAACAAAG TTCTTTGAAAGGGATGACAGCTTCCAAAGAGATGCATACCAAATTGCACTACTTCTGGCAGTCCTATATTTGGTTGTTCAGTTTTTGAGGACAACCTTGTAA